From one Flavobacterium sp. N502536 genomic stretch:
- the apaG gene encoding Co2+/Mg2+ efflux protein ApaG, with amino-acid sequence MVSQITRGIKISVLTSFEGTYFKNYKIHFAFSYVVTIENHSKDSVQLTSRHWEIFDSLNDLEVVDGEGVIGKKPVLKPGENHTYSSGCLLSSPYGAMKGHFNMINFTTTKTFKVIVPTFRMCAPFALN; translated from the coding sequence ATGGTTTCTCAGATAACAAGAGGCATAAAAATATCTGTTTTGACTAGTTTTGAAGGTACTTACTTCAAGAACTACAAGATTCACTTTGCTTTTAGCTATGTCGTTACAATCGAAAATCACAGCAAAGATTCCGTTCAGCTGACTTCTCGTCACTGGGAAATTTTTGACTCTTTAAACGACCTTGAAGTTGTTGACGGAGAGGGTGTAATTGGCAAAAAACCAGTTTTAAAACCGGGAGAAAATCACACCTATAGCTCAGGCTGTTTATTATCGTCTCCTTATGGTGCCATGAAAGGTCATTTTAATATGATCAACTTTACTACTACAAAAACATTCAAAGTTATTGTTCCTACTTTCAGAATGTGCGCTCCTTTTGCCTTAAACTAA
- a CDS encoding DUF5103 domain-containing protein, protein MPKKLFKNLFIFLFFASATAQEVQTEVSPPYNIKTISFVQNGGNVVPIFELGDTFQFQFDDLFGNEANYYFEVIHCDYNWKPTEIPKNDYISGFDNQRITDYSNSFNTLQIYSHYRLPFPNQFTTQFRISGNYMLRILNEDKEVVLSRKFILYENRATVAAQVKRSRNLANIDYKQNLDFSISSNDIVFQTPLQNIKVLLLQNGNFNTAIKNIPPQYTIGNQMVYKYDQETQFWGGNEFLYFENKDIRAASTNVAKVGTSNDIYNSYLFTNLARANQIYTNNQDVNGNFVVKNINASNNEIEADYAWVYFSLSAPTFRSSSKDIYISGMFNNYSLVPEFKMDYNSEKGIFEKAIVIKQGFTAFQYTVADKKGVIDYENAIDGNFYQTENEYTILVYYRESNDRYQRVIGKGNASSINIIN, encoded by the coding sequence ATGCCGAAAAAATTGTTTAAGAATCTCTTTATATTTTTATTTTTTGCTTCAGCGACAGCTCAGGAAGTACAAACCGAAGTAAGTCCTCCTTACAATATTAAAACCATTTCGTTTGTTCAGAACGGCGGCAATGTGGTTCCGATTTTCGAATTAGGCGATACGTTTCAATTTCAATTTGATGATTTGTTTGGCAACGAAGCCAATTATTATTTTGAAGTGATACACTGTGATTACAACTGGAAACCAACCGAGATTCCAAAAAATGACTATATCAGCGGTTTCGACAATCAGCGCATCACCGATTATTCGAATTCGTTTAATACGCTTCAGATCTATTCGCATTACCGACTTCCTTTCCCCAATCAGTTTACCACTCAGTTTCGAATTTCGGGCAATTATATGCTCCGAATTTTAAACGAGGATAAGGAAGTGGTGCTGTCCAGAAAATTTATTTTATACGAAAATCGCGCTACAGTAGCAGCTCAGGTAAAACGAAGCCGAAACCTGGCGAATATTGATTACAAACAAAATCTGGATTTTTCGATATCGTCTAACGATATTGTTTTTCAGACGCCTCTGCAAAATATAAAAGTTCTGTTGTTACAGAATGGAAACTTTAATACGGCGATCAAAAACATCCCTCCGCAGTACACCATCGGGAATCAAATGGTATACAAATACGATCAGGAAACACAGTTTTGGGGCGGAAATGAGTTCCTGTATTTTGAGAACAAGGACATCCGTGCCGCAAGTACCAATGTTGCAAAAGTAGGAACCAGCAACGATATTTATAATTCTTATTTGTTCACGAATCTGGCAAGAGCCAATCAAATTTACACGAACAATCAGGATGTAAACGGAAACTTTGTGGTGAAGAATATCAATGCTTCCAACAATGAAATTGAAGCAGACTATGCCTGGGTATATTTCAGTCTGTCTGCCCCTACTTTCAGATCTTCGAGCAAAGACATTTATATCAGCGGAATGTTCAACAATTACAGCTTAGTTCCGGAATTTAAAATGGATTACAATTCAGAGAAAGGTATTTTTGAAAAAGCAATTGTGATCAAGCAGGGTTTTACCGCTTTTCAATATACGGTTGCCGATAAAAAAGGGGTGATTGATTATGAAAATGCGATCGACGGAAACTTTTATCAGACTGAAAATGAATACACCATACTGGTTTACTACAGAGAAAGTAACGATCGCTACCAAAGAGTTATAGGCAAAGGAAATGCCAGCTCGATCAACATCATAAATTAA